In a genomic window of Arachnia rubra:
- a CDS encoding PP2C family protein-serine/threonine phosphatase, with translation MIDTPHGRLTEPRVELRFGARSDRGMVRLHNEDSYITAPPCFVVADGMGGHARGQAASQAAVENFLSLTGHKWATGEEVLAAIDGASAAVSRLSGEGRPPGSTLAGVVLTLQANQPRWLVFNIGDSRVYLLRKGELTQISEDHSVLWERPGEGSRNVITRALGAGMVKPLVADQWLLSIHKGDQILICSDGLYSEVTEFLMTALLLGDADPRDKAAALVDAAKRAGGRDNVTAVVVVVDTVDADGVDSDPDEETIPGNDDTVQDLEMP, from the coding sequence ATGATCGACACACCACACGGCAGGCTCACGGAACCGAGGGTTGAGCTGCGGTTCGGTGCCCGCTCAGATCGCGGGATGGTGCGGCTCCACAATGAGGACTCCTACATCACAGCGCCCCCCTGCTTCGTCGTGGCTGACGGTATGGGCGGGCATGCCCGCGGTCAGGCCGCGTCGCAGGCTGCCGTCGAGAATTTCCTCTCCCTGACAGGCCACAAGTGGGCGACCGGTGAAGAGGTGCTGGCTGCTATCGACGGCGCCAGTGCGGCTGTGTCCCGGCTGTCAGGGGAGGGACGGCCGCCGGGCAGCACGCTGGCCGGGGTGGTGCTGACCCTGCAGGCCAATCAGCCGCGCTGGCTGGTGTTCAACATCGGTGATTCCCGGGTCTACCTGCTGCGCAAAGGCGAACTCACCCAGATCAGTGAGGACCACTCGGTGCTGTGGGAACGCCCCGGGGAAGGGTCGCGCAACGTCATCACCCGGGCGCTCGGGGCTGGGATGGTCAAGCCTCTCGTCGCCGACCAGTGGCTGCTCAGCATCCACAAGGGTGACCAGATCCTGATCTGCAGTGACGGCCTGTACTCCGAGGTGACCGAGTTTCTCATGACCGCGCTCCTGCTGGGGGACGCCGATCCCCGTGACAAGGCTGCGGCGCTCGTCGATGCGGCGAAACGCGCTGGGGGACGCGATAACGTGACTGCCGTTGTCGTCGTCGTTGACACCGTTGACGCAGATGGCGTTGACTCTGATCCGGACGAGGAGACCATCCCCGGCAATGACGACACCGTTCAGGATCTGGAGATGCCATGA